The Brassica oleracea var. oleracea cultivar TO1000 chromosome C7, BOL, whole genome shotgun sequence sequence CTGCTGCAGAGGGGATGTTTGGATATCATCCGCAATGTCAAGCCGTACATCTCACACATTTGAGCTTTGCAGACGACATCTTAATGTTTACCGATGGAACTGTTGACTCTTTTCGTGGGGTTATATGACTACTATGGATCGGTTTGCTTCAATGTTGGGATTGCATATCAACGCAGCTAAATCCTCTCTTTATGCGTCTGGAAAGGGAACAGTGGGAGTTTGTGAGGAAGCTATCCGACAAGGAGTGGCAGTTGGACAGTTGCCAATACGTTACTTGGGTCTTCCATTAACCACTAAAGCGCTTACAAAGCAAGATTATGAGCCGTTGATAGATAAAATCAGGGTTCATATGCTCTCATGGACCAACAAGAGTCTCTCATATGCAGGCCGACTACAGTTGATCAAGTCAGTTGTGTCTAGCATTGTCAATGTTCGAGATGACACTATGGGATAATGGATATGGAGAAAACTATTAAAGATGAGAACATTGGCATATCAGTTCATCAAGGTTGATATTGGAAATGGTAAGAAAGCTTTCTTCTGGCATGATAACTGGCTGCGCATTGGTAGACTCATTGATCTCACAGGAGCAACTGGTACACGATATCTTGGAGTTACTCGAAATGCTCGGGTTCATGATGCAGTGTCTTCAGGCCAATGGAGTGTAAGGGGGCAAAGAAGCCAGAATTTTAAAGAGCTACATCAGATGATTCAAGCAGAACCTGTACCGAGTATTGAGTTGGGCGAAGACACTTATCTATGGAAACATGAGCATGATTTTTATGAGGAGAAGTTCTCAGCGGTCAGGACATGGGATCTAATAAGATGTAAGAAGAATGAAGTGGTTTGGAGTCGCAGTGTCTGGTTCACCCAAGGTATTCCACTCTGTGCTTTTATTGTTTGGTTGGCAGTTCAAAACAGACTCTCAACAGGTGACCGGATGAGAGCATGGGGCGTTCAACAAGGT is a genomic window containing:
- the LOC106302669 gene encoding uncharacterized protein LOC106302669, giving the protein MRTLAYQFIKVDIGNGKKAFFWHDNWLRIGRLIDLTGATGTRYLGVTRNARVHDAVSSGQWSVRGQRSQNFKELHQMIQAEPVPSIELGEDTYLWKHEHDFYEEKFSAVRTWDLIRFQNRLSTGDRMRAWGVQQGCILCGERDETRDHLFFACPYSYTVWDRLASRLVGRRINPDWLDMFQFIQTGSSNQLTPSLSDCGVLCLEREEQLHSPKRAVGDRAADYSNYQSG